One genomic window of Sodaliphilus pleomorphus includes the following:
- a CDS encoding porin family protein: MTKTAKRLLLAAMLLLASVPATKAGESLGAYLKAGFNMSNYVMGEMPHGMKPGFHFGAGYEYRMAPRWGMAVEMYMSFQGAKFDPKKIDNIDEVMEADEQGVKLDKDITLNAIYFELPVLAKFYVTPRLSIDLGPQLGIAAQNHLKMGDVQVDKVGRSFEAWDLSASAGLTWCVTPRLLVQARYNLSLIKVMKGIDIDEYMPQAGNRNYDDRIQNLQLSVGYRF; the protein is encoded by the coding sequence ATGACGAAAACTGCCAAACGACTGCTGCTGGCGGCAATGCTGCTGCTGGCAAGCGTGCCGGCCACCAAGGCCGGCGAGAGCCTGGGAGCCTACTTGAAGGCGGGCTTCAACATGTCGAACTACGTGATGGGCGAGATGCCCCACGGCATGAAGCCGGGGTTCCACTTCGGGGCAGGCTACGAGTACCGCATGGCGCCACGCTGGGGCATGGCCGTGGAAATGTACATGAGCTTCCAGGGCGCCAAGTTCGACCCCAAGAAGATCGACAACATCGACGAGGTGATGGAGGCCGACGAGCAGGGCGTGAAGCTCGACAAAGACATCACGCTCAACGCCATCTACTTTGAGCTGCCAGTGCTGGCCAAGTTCTACGTCACGCCACGCTTGAGCATCGACTTGGGCCCGCAGCTGGGCATAGCGGCGCAAAACCACCTGAAGATGGGCGATGTGCAGGTCGACAAGGTGGGGCGCTCGTTTGAGGCCTGGGACTTGAGTGCCTCGGCAGGCCTCACGTGGTGCGTCACGCCGCGCCTGCTGGTGCAGGCCCGCTACAACCTGAGCTTGATAAAGGTGATGAAAGGCATCGACATCGACGAGTACATGCCGCAGGCGGGCAACCGCAACTACGACGACCGCATCCAGAACCTCCAGCTCTCGGTGGGCTACCGCTTCTGA
- a CDS encoding tetratricopeptide repeat protein has product MANKTKGSARTSVEGINDSLSSIEQKLENNQKYIYYALIAVAVVILAVGGYLWYRSSAIEKGNKEIGKADIQLLMYNNPDSALTLYKRVAERNSFGPANRAAQMAATILFQKGKYDEALKYLKKSKPEGDVAGPAMKSLEGDCYVNKSQAKGGKQYYNEALSAYDEAIKLAGDNENYTPVFMLKKATVLHANAKYADELKVYEDMKQQFPTYALQNRINLDKYIERAKALAGK; this is encoded by the coding sequence ATGGCAAACAAGACAAAAGGTAGTGCTCGCACCTCGGTAGAAGGCATCAATGATTCCCTCTCGTCAATCGAGCAAAAGTTGGAGAACAATCAGAAATACATCTACTATGCGCTCATCGCAGTGGCGGTGGTCATCCTGGCCGTGGGCGGATACCTGTGGTATCGCAGCAGTGCCATCGAGAAGGGCAACAAGGAGATAGGCAAGGCCGACATACAGCTGCTCATGTACAACAACCCCGACAGCGCCCTCACGCTCTACAAGCGCGTGGCCGAGCGCAACAGCTTCGGGCCCGCCAACCGCGCCGCCCAGATGGCCGCAACCATCCTGTTCCAGAAGGGCAAGTACGATGAGGCACTCAAGTACTTGAAGAAGAGCAAACCCGAGGGTGACGTGGCCGGCCCGGCCATGAAGTCGCTCGAGGGCGACTGCTATGTCAACAAGAGCCAGGCCAAGGGAGGCAAGCAATACTACAACGAGGCACTCAGCGCCTATGACGAGGCCATAAAGCTCGCCGGCGACAACGAGAACTACACGCCGGTGTTCATGCTCAAGAAGGCCACTGTGCTGCACGCCAACGCAAAATATGCCGACGAGCTCAAGGTGTATGAAGACATGAAGCAGCAGTTCCCCACCTACGCGCTGCAGAACCGCATCAACCTCGACAAGTACATCGAGCGTGCCAAGGCTCTTGCCGGCAAGTGA
- the pyrH gene encoding UMP kinase, which translates to MKTIYKRILLKLSGESLAGEQGFGIDQQRVADYSEQIKEIVDAGVEVAVVIGGGNIFRGLKGAAQGVDRVKGDYMGMLATVINSLALSSGLDAVGQPSQVLTAVGMFPIGEQYSKWRAIEAMQQGKVAIMSCGTGNPFFTTDTGSALRGIEVGADVMLKGTRVDGIYTADPEKDPTATKFDRITYDEIYRRGLKVMDMTATIMCKENNLPIHVFNMDVKGNLRKVVSGEPCGTVVYQDNTGR; encoded by the coding sequence ATGAAGACAATCTACAAGCGCATTCTGCTCAAGCTCAGCGGCGAGTCGCTGGCAGGCGAGCAGGGCTTCGGCATCGACCAGCAGCGCGTGGCCGACTATAGCGAGCAAATCAAGGAAATCGTCGACGCTGGCGTCGAGGTGGCTGTCGTGATAGGCGGCGGCAACATCTTCCGCGGCCTCAAGGGCGCCGCCCAGGGTGTCGACCGCGTGAAAGGCGACTACATGGGCATGCTGGCCACGGTGATCAACTCGCTGGCCCTCTCGAGCGGCCTCGACGCCGTGGGGCAGCCCTCGCAGGTGCTCACAGCCGTGGGCATGTTTCCCATAGGCGAGCAGTACAGCAAGTGGCGTGCCATCGAGGCCATGCAGCAGGGCAAGGTAGCCATCATGTCGTGCGGCACGGGCAACCCGTTTTTCACCACCGACACGGGCTCGGCCCTGCGCGGCATCGAGGTGGGGGCCGACGTGATGCTCAAGGGCACGCGCGTCGACGGCATCTACACGGCCGACCCCGAGAAAGACCCCACGGCCACCAAGTTTGACCGCATCACCTACGACGAGATCTACCGCCGCGGGCTGAAAGTGATGGACATGACGGCCACCATCATGTGCAAGGAAAACAACCTGCCCATACACGTGTTCAACATGGACGTGAAGGGCAACCTGCGCAAGGTGGTGAGCGGCGAGCCGTGCGGCACCGTCGTGTACCAGGACAACACCGGCCGGTAA
- a CDS encoding 1-acyl-sn-glycerol-3-phosphate acyltransferase, with the protein MTSDKEMMRIDVDEVLRKRMPRYYRHIPKWLTGWLKRTIHQDELNAILQHMTAQPGGVEAADAALSDLQVTATLVGGHNVPSQGRYIFVSNHPLGGLDGLSLISVLGHKYDGHIRFLVNDLLMAVKPLQGIFLPVNKYGRQSRLAAVEIERQYQGDNQMITFPAGLCSRMTGSGEIHDLEWHKMVVTHALHSHRDVVPLYFDGRNSGFFYRLARWRKRLGLKFNYEMVYLPGEMFKCRGSNFKIYVGQPVPWQSLDARHPAQEARRLCSMTYGLRPAKEKE; encoded by the coding sequence ATGACGAGCGACAAGGAAATGATGCGTATCGATGTGGATGAGGTGTTGCGCAAGCGCATGCCCCGGTACTACCGGCACATTCCAAAGTGGCTGACGGGCTGGCTCAAGCGCACCATTCACCAAGACGAGCTCAACGCCATCTTGCAGCACATGACGGCCCAGCCGGGCGGCGTGGAGGCTGCCGATGCCGCCCTGAGCGACCTGCAAGTCACGGCCACCCTGGTGGGCGGCCACAACGTGCCCAGCCAGGGGCGCTACATCTTTGTGAGCAACCACCCGCTGGGCGGCCTCGACGGGCTGTCGCTCATCTCGGTGCTGGGCCACAAGTACGACGGGCACATACGCTTCCTGGTCAACGACCTGCTCATGGCCGTGAAGCCCCTGCAAGGCATCTTCCTGCCCGTCAACAAGTACGGGCGCCAGAGCCGCCTGGCCGCAGTCGAAATCGAGCGCCAGTACCAGGGCGACAACCAGATGATCACCTTCCCGGCCGGGCTGTGCTCGCGCATGACGGGCAGCGGCGAGATTCACGACCTGGAGTGGCACAAGATGGTGGTGACCCACGCCCTGCACAGCCACCGCGACGTGGTGCCCCTGTACTTCGACGGGCGCAACTCGGGTTTCTTCTACCGGCTGGCGCGCTGGCGCAAGCGGCTGGGCCTCAAGTTCAACTACGAGATGGTGTATCTGCCCGGCGAGATGTTCAAGTGCCGCGGCAGCAACTTCAAGATCTATGTGGGGCAGCCCGTGCCGTGGCAGTCGCTCGATGCCAGGCACCCGGCGCAGGAAGCGCGCCGCCTGTGCAGCATGACCTACGGGCTCAGGCCCGCCAAGGAAAAGGAATAG
- a CDS encoding GNAT family N-acetyltransferase → MVEKIIDPVDPALIEQELTPERFLRRTNKADNVIYVVDAKCAPHTMREIGRLREISFRASGGGTGKACDIDEFDLMAPPCRQLLVWNPHKREIIGAYRFIAGNDIKTNADGSPRIAMGHMFRFSPAFMRDYLPVTIELGRSFVRPEYQSTHAGVKAIFALDNLWDGLGALTVVHPEMKYLMGKMTMYPAYRHDCRNLLLAFLNLYFPDPDVLVRPIDPLETNADEQELESFFAGNDFKEDYRRLNAYIRDHGINIPPLVNAYMSLSPKMRMFGTAINHEFGEVEESGIFFKIDEIANQKKSRHIDTYIKDSM, encoded by the coding sequence ATGGTTGAAAAAATTATTGATCCTGTCGACCCAGCCCTCATCGAGCAAGAGCTCACACCCGAGCGCTTCCTGCGCCGCACCAACAAGGCCGACAACGTGATCTATGTTGTCGACGCCAAGTGCGCCCCCCACACGATGCGCGAGATAGGGCGCCTGCGCGAGATTTCGTTCAGGGCCTCGGGCGGCGGCACGGGCAAGGCCTGCGACATCGACGAGTTTGACCTCATGGCTCCGCCGTGCCGGCAGCTGCTGGTGTGGAACCCGCACAAGCGCGAAATCATAGGTGCCTACCGCTTTATCGCCGGCAACGACATCAAGACCAATGCCGACGGCTCGCCCCGCATAGCCATGGGGCACATGTTCAGGTTCTCGCCCGCCTTCATGCGCGACTACCTGCCCGTGACCATAGAGCTGGGCCGATCGTTTGTGCGCCCCGAGTACCAGTCGACCCACGCCGGCGTGAAGGCCATCTTTGCCCTCGACAACCTGTGGGACGGCCTGGGCGCGCTCACCGTGGTGCACCCCGAGATGAAATACCTCATGGGCAAGATGACCATGTATCCCGCCTACCGGCACGACTGCCGCAACCTGCTGCTGGCCTTCCTCAACCTCTACTTCCCCGACCCCGACGTGCTGGTGCGGCCCATCGACCCGCTCGAGACCAATGCCGACGAGCAAGAGCTGGAGTCGTTCTTCGCCGGCAACGACTTCAAAGAGGACTACCGGCGGCTCAACGCCTACATACGCGACCACGGCATCAACATCCCTCCGCTGGTGAATGCCTACATGAGCCTGTCGCCCAAGATGCGCATGTTTGGCACAGCCATCAACCACGAGTTTGGCGAGGTGGAGGAGAGCGGCATCTTCTTCAAAATCGACGAGATTGCCAACCAGAAGAAAAGCCGCCACATCGACACCTACATAAAAGACAGCATGTAG
- a CDS encoding capsule assembly Wzi family protein, giving the protein MKLRLNTLALLAAAMTSTLATAAQGGIDYEAGVTVNAGSSHLAPYYIASNRGGTLTQQYGTLAFASAVHELDTARRVSWGFGAEAWAGYSSSADYDRYSVAGDLFYNNSQHPARLWVQQLYIEGKYRSVRATLGAKTLTSPVVNPALSSGDMVMSGNARLGGGVNVGFVDFQPVPFTHGWLQLCGQVGYWRTGDSQWLKHHYNYYNNFLTTGTWFNYKYAHFRTRPDQPVVVTFGMQAAYQFGGTQVKYDHGIETGRVKMKSDMKAIFRSMIPGSGGGNAGDTFVEGNHVGSWDVALECRLPREARLRAYHERLWEDGSGIGFQNGFDGLWGIEYRAGHSGPVEGVVLEWVELTNQSGPIHFNPADHEGNQLTGQATGADNYYNNYAYNGYASHGMSIGSPFVKAPLYNTNGYMGYLDTQMRGLHLGIAGTVAPGIGYRALASYRRAWGTPFLPRVEGAGCTSLLVETVIVPAWMRQLTLKAQFACDLGKLYGDNAGALVSITYHGNLNFKKR; this is encoded by the coding sequence ATGAAACTGAGACTCAACACACTCGCACTGCTCGCGGCAGCCATGACCAGCACCCTGGCCACGGCCGCACAAGGAGGCATCGACTATGAGGCTGGCGTGACCGTGAATGCCGGCAGCAGCCACCTGGCCCCCTACTACATCGCCTCCAACCGCGGCGGCACGCTCACCCAGCAATACGGCACGCTGGCATTTGCCAGCGCCGTGCACGAGCTCGACACGGCCCGGCGCGTGTCGTGGGGCTTCGGCGCCGAGGCATGGGCAGGCTACAGCTCGAGTGCCGACTACGACCGCTACAGCGTGGCCGGCGACCTCTTCTACAACAACAGCCAGCACCCGGCCCGCCTGTGGGTGCAGCAACTCTACATCGAGGGCAAGTACCGCTCGGTGAGGGCCACGCTGGGAGCCAAGACGCTCACCTCGCCAGTGGTGAACCCAGCCCTGTCGAGCGGCGACATGGTGATGAGCGGCAACGCGCGCCTGGGCGGCGGCGTCAACGTGGGCTTTGTCGACTTCCAGCCCGTGCCCTTCACCCACGGCTGGCTCCAGCTGTGCGGGCAGGTGGGCTACTGGCGCACGGGCGACAGCCAGTGGCTCAAGCACCACTACAACTACTACAACAACTTCTTGACCACCGGCACGTGGTTCAACTACAAGTATGCCCACTTCCGCACCCGCCCCGACCAGCCCGTGGTGGTGACCTTCGGCATGCAGGCCGCCTACCAGTTTGGCGGCACCCAGGTGAAATATGACCACGGCATCGAGACCGGGCGCGTCAAGATGAAAAGCGACATGAAGGCCATCTTTCGCAGCATGATACCCGGCAGCGGCGGCGGCAACGCGGGCGACACCTTTGTCGAGGGCAACCACGTGGGCTCGTGGGACGTGGCCCTGGAGTGCCGCCTGCCCCGCGAAGCCCGCCTGCGCGCCTACCACGAGCGCCTGTGGGAAGACGGCAGCGGCATCGGCTTCCAGAACGGCTTCGACGGCCTGTGGGGCATCGAGTACCGCGCCGGCCACAGCGGCCCTGTCGAGGGCGTGGTGCTCGAGTGGGTAGAGCTCACCAACCAGAGCGGCCCCATCCACTTCAACCCGGCCGACCACGAGGGCAACCAGCTCACAGGCCAGGCCACCGGCGCCGACAACTACTACAACAACTATGCCTACAACGGCTATGCCAGCCACGGCATGTCGATAGGGTCGCCCTTTGTGAAGGCACCCCTCTACAACACCAACGGCTACATGGGCTATCTCGACACCCAGATGCGCGGTCTGCACTTGGGCATCGCGGGCACCGTGGCGCCAGGCATTGGCTACCGTGCCCTGGCCAGCTACCGCCGCGCTTGGGGCACGCCCTTCCTGCCTCGCGTCGAGGGAGCCGGCTGCACCTCGCTGCTGGTCGAGACCGTGATCGTGCCCGCATGGATGCGCCAGCTCACCCTCAAGGCACAGTTTGCCTGCGACCTGGGCAAGCTCTACGGCGACAACGCCGGCGCCCTGGTATCGATCACCTATCACGGCAACCTAAACTTCAAGAAACGATGA
- the tyrS gene encoding tyrosine--tRNA ligase, translating into MNFVKELEWRGMINNIMPGTDEQLNREMTSAYVGIDPTADSLHIGHLVGIMMLKHFQRAGHRPIALIGGATGMIGDPSMKSQERVLIDEPTLRHNQECIRRQLAKFLDFDSDAPNHAILVNNYDWMKNYSFLQFIRDIGKHITVNYMMAKDSVKKRLAANADHGMSFTEFSYQLLQGYDFLHLYRAEGCKLQMGGSDQWGNITTGTELIRRMDGGEAYAITCPLITKADGTKFGKTEGGNVWLDPKRTSPYKFYQFWVNVSDADAAKYIKIFTDLTQDDIAALEQQQAADPGQRPLQKRLAKEITTMVHSAQDYETAVEASQILFSNKANDILHKIDEATLLSVFEGVPQFEVSRDRLSAGIPAIQLLTDEAAVFSSKGEMRKMTQGGGVSINKEKLTDPNATIDASHLLNGKYILAQRGKKNYYLLIAK; encoded by the coding sequence ATCAACTTTGTAAAAGAACTTGAATGGCGTGGCATGATCAACAACATCATGCCAGGCACCGACGAACAACTCAACCGCGAGATGACATCGGCCTACGTGGGCATCGACCCCACGGCCGACTCACTGCATATAGGCCACCTGGTGGGCATCATGATGCTCAAGCACTTCCAGCGCGCCGGCCACCGGCCCATCGCCCTCATAGGCGGCGCCACCGGCATGATAGGCGACCCCTCGATGAAGTCGCAAGAGCGCGTGCTCATCGACGAGCCCACCCTGCGCCACAACCAGGAGTGCATACGCCGCCAGCTGGCCAAGTTTCTCGACTTCGACAGCGACGCCCCCAACCACGCCATCCTGGTCAACAACTACGACTGGATGAAAAACTACAGCTTCCTGCAGTTCATACGCGACATTGGCAAGCACATCACCGTCAACTACATGATGGCCAAGGACTCGGTCAAGAAGCGCCTGGCCGCCAACGCCGACCACGGCATGTCGTTCACCGAGTTCTCCTACCAGCTGTTGCAGGGCTACGACTTCCTGCACCTGTACCGCGCCGAGGGCTGCAAGCTGCAGATGGGCGGCAGCGACCAGTGGGGCAACATCACCACCGGCACCGAGCTCATACGCCGCATGGACGGCGGCGAGGCCTATGCCATCACCTGCCCCCTGATCACCAAGGCCGACGGCACCAAGTTTGGCAAGACCGAGGGCGGCAACGTGTGGCTCGACCCCAAGCGCACCTCGCCCTACAAGTTCTACCAGTTCTGGGTGAACGTGAGCGACGCCGATGCTGCCAAGTATATCAAAATCTTCACCGACCTCACCCAAGACGACATCGCCGCCCTCGAGCAGCAACAGGCCGCCGACCCCGGCCAGCGCCCCCTGCAGAAGCGCCTGGCCAAGGAAATCACCACCATGGTGCACAGCGCCCAGGACTACGAGACCGCAGTCGAGGCCTCGCAAATCCTCTTCAGCAACAAGGCCAACGACATCCTGCACAAGATCGACGAGGCCACGCTGCTCAGCGTCTTCGAGGGCGTGCCGCAGTTTGAGGTGAGTCGCGACCGCCTCTCGGCCGGCATCCCCGCCATCCAGCTGCTCACCGACGAGGCCGCCGTCTTCTCCAGCAAGGGCGAAATGCGCAAGATGACACAGGGCGGCGGCGTGAGCATCAACAAGGAGAAACTCACCGACCCCAACGCCACTATCGACGCCAGCCACCTGCTCAACGGCAAGTACATCCTGGCCCAGCGCGGCAAGAAAAACTACTACCTGCTCATCGCCAAGTAG
- a CDS encoding DUF1573 domain-containing protein, whose translation MKRILTTIVIALAFSIMSLAQGYAQAYFPVRLHDFGYIKEEKGPVSYTFELENKGTKPLIIVQVTASCGCTRPEYSTRPIKPGKKGKIQVTYSPYGRPGAFEKIIKVKTNGREKRTLLVISGTVIPRGKK comes from the coding sequence ATGAAGCGTATTCTCACAACGATTGTCATCGCCCTGGCCTTCAGCATCATGTCGCTGGCCCAGGGCTATGCCCAGGCCTACTTCCCGGTGCGCCTGCACGACTTTGGGTACATCAAGGAGGAGAAGGGTCCTGTGTCCTACACCTTCGAGCTCGAGAACAAGGGCACCAAGCCGCTCATCATCGTGCAGGTCACGGCCTCGTGCGGCTGCACGCGGCCCGAGTACTCGACGCGGCCCATCAAGCCTGGCAAGAAAGGCAAGATCCAGGTCACCTACAGCCCCTACGGGCGGCCGGGAGCCTTTGAAAAAATCATAAAAGTGAAGACCAACGGCCGCGAGAAGCGCACCCTGCTTGTGATCTCGGGCACTGTGATACCACGAGGCAAGAAATGA
- a CDS encoding DUF1573 domain-containing protein — translation MKRSIELHELLRCTVAVLALALWLPAAWGQGVPTWVEQVHDFGTFKEELNTVTCTMRVVNTGDSAMVITRVQPNCGCTVAQYSHEVMQPGDTGSVTLTYNARHIPGQFEKKVLVYTSGRPRKTVLTIKGKVIGTPETVSDTYPFAVGPLRLSTGNLPLGEIYKGKATDAYISGYNTAPDTMLVSLGRDMPATISAHAVPDTVEPGGLFIISVYYRTAQARLWGLNIDTLSVLATPLHATSTATSGAAKVSVMCNVKEDFSRLGDKQRRQAPVVELSATKVDFGDVAAGTGAVERTLQVKNTGRHALKLRRLFVPGGEGITATCDQAEIKRGRTATVTLRLDPSRRRGTVVNTSLNVITNDPYTPQSLVRLVGIVH, via the coding sequence ATGAAACGAAGCATCGAGCTACACGAGTTGCTGCGCTGCACTGTGGCAGTGCTGGCGCTGGCGCTGTGGCTGCCGGCCGCATGGGGGCAGGGCGTGCCCACGTGGGTAGAGCAGGTGCACGACTTCGGCACCTTCAAGGAGGAGCTCAACACCGTGACCTGCACCATGCGCGTGGTGAACACGGGCGACTCGGCCATGGTCATCACCCGCGTGCAGCCCAACTGCGGCTGCACTGTGGCCCAATACAGCCACGAGGTGATGCAGCCTGGCGACACTGGCAGCGTCACGCTCACCTACAACGCCCGCCACATTCCAGGCCAGTTTGAGAAGAAGGTGCTGGTCTACACCAGCGGGCGGCCGCGCAAGACGGTGCTCACCATCAAGGGCAAGGTCATAGGCACGCCCGAGACCGTGAGCGACACCTACCCCTTTGCCGTGGGGCCGCTGCGCCTGAGCACGGGCAACTTGCCGCTGGGCGAGATCTACAAGGGCAAGGCCACCGATGCCTACATAAGCGGCTACAACACCGCCCCCGACACCATGCTCGTGAGCCTGGGCCGCGACATGCCTGCCACCATCTCGGCCCACGCCGTGCCCGACACCGTCGAGCCTGGCGGCCTCTTTATCATCTCGGTCTACTACCGCACGGCCCAAGCCAGGCTGTGGGGGCTCAACATCGACACGCTGAGCGTGCTGGCCACACCGCTGCACGCCACGTCGACAGCCACGAGCGGCGCTGCCAAGGTGAGCGTGATGTGCAACGTGAAAGAGGACTTCTCGCGCCTGGGCGACAAGCAGCGGCGCCAGGCCCCCGTAGTGGAGCTCTCGGCCACCAAGGTCGACTTTGGCGACGTGGCGGCAGGCACGGGTGCGGTCGAGCGCACGTTGCAGGTCAAGAACACCGGCCGCCACGCGCTCAAGCTGCGGCGGCTCTTTGTGCCCGGCGGCGAGGGCATCACGGCCACTTGCGACCAGGCCGAGATCAAGCGGGGGCGCACGGCCACCGTCACCTTGCGCCTCGACCCCAGCCGGCGCCGCGGCACGGTGGTGAACACGAGCCTCAACGTCATCACCAACGACCCCTACACCCCGCAGTCGCTGGTGCGGCTCGTGGGCATCGTGCACTGA
- the meaB gene encoding methylmalonyl Co-A mutase-associated GTPase MeaB produces MSTTKIIKHTDENPQVEHPENEACYSGLQVNAGIEQPPVINPYLKHRKHRPQLTAADYVEGLRKGDTTILGQAVTLVESLLPEKQAVAQEVIEKCLPYAGKSRRIGITGVPGAGKSTSIDVFGTYLLDRNPADKLAVLAIDPSSERSKGSILGDKTRMEKLSIHPRAFIRPSPSAGSLGGVARKTRETIVLCEAAGYNHIFVETVGVGQSETAVHSMVDFFLLIQIAGAGDELQGIKRGIMEMADAIAINKADGDNVDRAKIQAAEFQNALHLYPLPPSGVEPKVTTYSGYYNLNIDTLWHIIDDYFQAVDRNGYFQERRRQQEKYWMYETINEQLKSNFYNDPEIDDLLRIKQRMVLDNKQSSFVAAGDILKFYFDKLKKTD; encoded by the coding sequence ATGAGCACAACAAAAATCATCAAGCACACCGACGAGAATCCACAGGTCGAACACCCCGAGAACGAGGCCTGCTACAGCGGCCTGCAAGTGAACGCAGGCATCGAGCAGCCACCCGTGATCAACCCCTACCTGAAACACCGCAAGCACAGGCCGCAGCTCACGGCCGCCGACTATGTCGAGGGCCTGCGCAAGGGCGACACCACCATTCTGGGGCAGGCAGTGACCCTGGTCGAGAGCCTGCTGCCCGAGAAGCAAGCCGTGGCCCAGGAAGTGATCGAAAAGTGCCTGCCCTATGCGGGCAAGAGCCGCCGCATAGGCATCACCGGCGTGCCCGGCGCCGGCAAGAGCACCTCGATCGACGTCTTCGGCACCTACCTGCTCGACCGCAACCCCGCCGACAAGCTGGCCGTGCTGGCCATCGACCCCAGCAGCGAGCGCTCCAAGGGCTCGATACTGGGCGACAAGACCCGCATGGAGAAACTCTCGATACATCCCCGCGCCTTCATTCGCCCTTCGCCATCGGCCGGCTCGCTGGGCGGCGTGGCACGCAAGACCCGCGAGACGATAGTGCTGTGCGAGGCCGCCGGCTACAACCACATCTTTGTCGAGACCGTGGGCGTGGGCCAGAGCGAGACCGCCGTGCACTCGATGGTCGACTTCTTCCTGCTCATTCAGATTGCCGGCGCCGGCGACGAGCTGCAAGGCATCAAGCGCGGCATCATGGAGATGGCCGACGCCATCGCCATCAACAAGGCCGACGGCGACAACGTGGACCGCGCCAAGATTCAGGCCGCCGAGTTCCAGAATGCCCTCCACCTCTATCCCCTGCCTCCCAGCGGCGTCGAGCCCAAGGTCACGACCTACTCGGGCTACTACAACCTCAACATCGACACGCTGTGGCACATCATCGACGACTACTTCCAGGCTGTGGACCGCAACGGCTACTTCCAGGAGCGCCGCCGCCAGCAAGAGAAGTACTGGATGTATGAGACCATCAACGAGCAACTCAAAAGCAACTTCTACAACGACCCCGAAATCGACGACCTGCTGCGCATCAAGCAGCGCATGGTGCTCGACAACAAGCAGTCGTCGTTTGTGGCCGCTGGCGACATATTGAAATTTTATTTCGACAAACTAAAAAAAACAGATTGA